From a single Pseudoalteromonas nigrifaciens genomic region:
- a CDS encoding HIT domain-containing protein produces the protein MTHPTFELAPELKRDCIELADWPLCKVLLLNDSQYPWFILVPKKAGLKEIIDLSEDEQVTYLRESAKLSHLLMRVFNPDKLNVAALGNMVPQLHIHHIARFTSDAAWPAPVWGKHPAVPYEDEKIAKIKAHF, from the coding sequence ATGACCCACCCCACATTTGAACTAGCCCCAGAGCTTAAGCGCGATTGTATAGAGCTTGCCGATTGGCCGCTGTGTAAAGTATTACTATTGAACGATAGCCAGTACCCCTGGTTTATTTTGGTGCCAAAAAAAGCCGGTTTAAAAGAGATAATTGACTTGAGCGAGGATGAGCAAGTTACTTATTTGCGCGAGTCGGCAAAATTGAGTCATTTATTAATGCGGGTATTTAATCCCGATAAATTAAACGTGGCGGCGCTTGGTAATATGGTGCCGCAATTACATATTCATCATATTGCGCGTTTTACTAGCGATGCCGCTTGGCCTGCGCCAGTATGGGGTAAACACCCGGCAGTGCCATATGAAGACGAGAAAATAGCAAAAATAAAAGCCCACTTTTAA
- a CDS encoding methyl-accepting chemotaxis protein: protein MLNLRRFTIFQRFALLVGIVVLGLVILSISSLSNQYQALKNEQYLKTQNLVETAYSVIDHFYNLEQSNTLTQQQAQSQALATISALRYDNTNYFWINDYHPKMIMHPFKPDLNGTDLTNNKDPDGTALFVEMVKVTQQAGSGFVPYKWPKPGKDKPVDKIAFVKGFNQWQWVIGSGVYLDSIDGAFAEQRNLIIINAVVMIIALIILSYFIGKSIITPTRLAADMMKDISQGEGDLTRSLDETGNDEISELSHSFNAFILKMHESLTHVSQSAHDVNQHAHTVDEASKTSQSFIELQNDSSTQVAAAMEQMTHQIHDVSRNAEAAEQAANDAASNASSGKNVVANTITAIETLSSNIETVSRVTADLASESNNIGSVLEVIRSISEQTNLLALNAAIEAARAGEHGRGFAVVADEVRTLASRTGKSTDEIQAMITKLQNGAKAAVEAVKSSQALSASTVEQASSANTSLNEIERLVSVITEMNSQIARATEQQTLAADEVNLRINDLANSTKESLDNTKQLTGASEQLKQSSSQLSSVVTRFKLD from the coding sequence ATGCTCAACCTTCGTCGTTTTACTATTTTTCAGCGTTTTGCACTGTTAGTTGGTATCGTTGTATTGGGACTGGTTATATTAAGTATTTCGAGCTTAAGTAATCAGTATCAAGCGCTTAAAAATGAGCAATATCTTAAAACTCAAAACCTAGTAGAAACCGCCTATAGCGTTATTGATCACTTTTATAATCTTGAGCAAAGCAATACCCTCACCCAACAACAAGCGCAGTCGCAAGCTTTAGCTACAATTAGTGCCCTTAGGTACGATAATACCAACTATTTTTGGATAAATGACTACCACCCAAAAATGATAATGCATCCATTTAAGCCAGACTTAAATGGTACAGATTTAACTAATAACAAAGACCCCGATGGCACAGCATTATTTGTAGAAATGGTAAAGGTGACTCAACAAGCAGGTTCAGGGTTTGTACCTTATAAATGGCCTAAACCAGGTAAAGACAAACCAGTTGATAAAATAGCGTTTGTGAAGGGCTTTAACCAATGGCAATGGGTTATAGGTTCGGGCGTGTACCTCGACAGTATTGATGGTGCATTTGCTGAGCAACGTAATTTAATAATTATAAATGCCGTGGTAATGATTATTGCACTGATTATATTAAGCTACTTTATTGGTAAAAGTATTATTACTCCAACACGCTTAGCTGCCGACATGATGAAAGATATTTCCCAAGGCGAAGGCGATTTAACCCGCAGCTTAGATGAAACCGGAAATGACGAAATATCTGAGCTTTCTCATTCATTCAACGCGTTTATATTGAAAATGCACGAATCGTTAACGCATGTATCGCAAAGCGCGCACGATGTTAATCAACATGCGCATACCGTTGACGAAGCAAGTAAAACAAGCCAATCATTTATTGAATTACAAAACGACAGTAGCACTCAGGTAGCTGCAGCAATGGAGCAAATGACCCATCAAATTCATGATGTGAGTCGCAATGCTGAAGCCGCCGAGCAAGCTGCAAACGATGCAGCTAGTAATGCATCATCAGGTAAAAATGTCGTTGCCAATACAATAACGGCGATTGAAACACTCTCCAGTAATATAGAAACCGTGAGCCGAGTTACCGCCGATTTAGCCAGCGAAAGTAATAATATAGGATCGGTACTTGAAGTAATTAGAAGTATTTCAGAGCAAACTAATTTACTTGCCCTTAATGCTGCGATTGAGGCTGCCCGTGCAGGTGAACACGGCCGTGGGTTTGCCGTTGTGGCAGACGAGGTGCGTACTTTAGCAAGCCGTACTGGTAAAAGCACCGACGAAATTCAAGCTATGATCACTAAGCTGCAAAACGGTGCAAAAGCAGCGGTAGAGGCGGTGAAGTCGAGCCAAGCTCTTTCAGCATCAACGGTTGAGCAGGCATCATCAGCAAACACATCACTAAATGAAATTGAACGCTTAGTTAGTGTGATCACCGAAATGAACAGTCAAATAGCGCGTGCTACTGAGCAGCAAACTTTAGCTGCAGATGAAGTGAACTTGCGTATTAACGACCTAGCTAATTCAACTAAAGAGTCACTCGATAATACCAAGCAATTAACCGGTGCCAGCGAGCAGTTAAAACAAAGTAGCTCACAACTCTCAAGTGTAGTAACTCGTTTTAAATTAGATTAA
- a CDS encoding S9 family peptidase → MLKKIKHLSLAIPLLASAVSVQAKPLSLERIFDDPSLSGKSPVQLKFSPDGNRVTYLQGKSDDYNRYDLWEYNLKDNTNRMLVDSAKLFSGPENLSDEEKARRERQRIFGQGILEYKWSKDGKALLFPLNGDLYYYELAANKSKKLTNTEAFETDARFSPKGNFVSFIREQNLYALALDSGKEIQLSNDGGGIIKNGMAEFVAQEEMSRMTGYWWADDESKIAFTRVDESPVKEALRNEIYADEVKLFNQRYPFTGTNNVKIQLGVVTLNNQQVDWVDLGKDEDIYLARAKWLKDSNTLSYQWQNRSQQTLELRFYNSKTKSQKVALTESSDTWINLHFDLEFLKDKKHFVWASERDGFKHLYLYRTNGQLVRQITNGEWAVDSLKGIDEKKGLVYFSGRKDTPLESHLYSASLFKKGDIKRITEQGQYHDVVLAKDNKTFIDNSSAVNQPNAAALRKINGEFITWLEENKLDNTHPLTPYLSDLATPEYGTLKAEDGQVMHYRLFKPSNISDAKKHPVIVNVYGGPHAQRVTNSWRSKNLYFQYMAQQGYVIFQLDNRGSYNRGKKFEDAIYKNLGEVEVADQIKGVEFLRTLDYVDPQRIGIYGHSYGGYMALMTMFKAGDYFNAGVSGAPVTDWALYDTHYTERYLGHPATNAKGYENSAVFPYIDGLKGPLMIYHGMADDNVLFTHATKLFKQLQDTNKPFEMMTYPGSKHSLRGKTVQTHLHQTITNFFNRHFDVK, encoded by the coding sequence GTGCTAAAAAAAATAAAACATCTTTCACTGGCCATCCCTCTGCTAGCAAGTGCTGTTAGCGTACAAGCAAAACCACTCTCGCTAGAGCGTATTTTTGACGACCCGAGTTTATCGGGTAAATCTCCTGTGCAATTAAAGTTTTCGCCCGATGGCAATCGCGTTACTTATTTACAAGGCAAAAGTGACGACTATAACCGCTACGACTTATGGGAATATAACTTAAAAGATAACACCAACCGTATGCTGGTCGATTCGGCTAAGTTATTCTCGGGCCCAGAGAACCTCTCTGACGAAGAGAAAGCACGCCGCGAGCGCCAGCGTATTTTTGGCCAAGGTATTCTTGAATATAAGTGGTCTAAAGATGGTAAAGCGTTATTGTTCCCACTTAACGGCGATTTGTATTACTACGAACTAGCAGCAAATAAAAGTAAAAAACTCACCAATACCGAGGCATTTGAAACCGATGCTCGCTTTTCGCCAAAAGGTAATTTTGTATCTTTTATTCGCGAGCAAAACCTGTACGCTTTAGCGCTCGATTCTGGTAAAGAAATTCAACTAAGTAACGATGGCGGCGGCATCATTAAAAATGGCATGGCCGAATTTGTTGCACAAGAAGAAATGAGCCGTATGACCGGCTATTGGTGGGCCGACGACGAGTCTAAAATTGCCTTTACTCGCGTTGACGAAAGCCCAGTAAAAGAAGCGCTACGCAACGAAATTTACGCCGACGAAGTAAAACTATTCAATCAACGTTACCCATTTACTGGCACTAATAACGTTAAAATACAGCTTGGCGTAGTTACCTTAAACAATCAGCAAGTGGATTGGGTTGATTTAGGCAAAGATGAAGATATTTACCTTGCCCGAGCAAAATGGTTAAAAGATAGTAATACGCTCTCGTATCAATGGCAAAACCGCTCACAGCAAACGTTAGAGCTGCGCTTTTATAACAGCAAAACTAAAAGCCAAAAAGTAGCGCTCACCGAAAGTAGCGATACCTGGATAAACTTACACTTTGACCTTGAGTTTTTAAAAGACAAAAAGCATTTTGTATGGGCGTCTGAGCGTGATGGTTTTAAACATTTATACCTTTATCGCACCAATGGCCAATTAGTACGTCAAATTACTAACGGCGAATGGGCGGTCGATAGCTTAAAAGGCATAGATGAGAAAAAAGGCCTCGTTTACTTTTCAGGCAGAAAAGACACCCCACTCGAAAGCCACTTATACAGTGCCTCGTTATTTAAAAAAGGCGATATTAAACGCATTACCGAGCAAGGCCAATATCACGATGTAGTACTTGCCAAAGACAACAAAACCTTTATTGATAATAGCTCGGCGGTTAATCAGCCAAACGCTGCAGCTCTGCGTAAAATAAATGGCGAGTTTATTACTTGGCTTGAAGAAAACAAGCTAGATAACACGCACCCGCTTACGCCTTACTTAAGTGATTTAGCGACGCCTGAATACGGCACACTTAAAGCCGAAGACGGCCAAGTAATGCATTATAGGTTATTTAAACCAAGCAATATAAGTGACGCTAAAAAACACCCTGTTATTGTAAACGTATACGGTGGCCCACATGCACAGCGAGTAACTAATAGCTGGCGTAGTAAAAACCTATATTTTCAATATATGGCGCAACAAGGCTATGTGATTTTTCAACTTGATAACCGCGGCTCATACAACCGTGGCAAAAAGTTTGAAGATGCTATTTATAAAAATTTAGGTGAAGTAGAAGTTGCTGATCAAATTAAAGGCGTGGAATTTTTACGTACGCTTGATTATGTTGACCCACAACGTATTGGTATTTACGGCCACAGTTATGGCGGTTACATGGCACTAATGACCATGTTTAAAGCTGGCGATTACTTTAACGCCGGTGTTTCTGGCGCGCCAGTAACCGACTGGGCACTTTACGACACTCATTATACTGAGCGTTATTTAGGCCACCCGGCCACTAATGCTAAAGGCTATGAAAACAGTGCGGTATTTCCGTATATTGACGGCTTAAAAGGTCCATTAATGATTTACCACGGCATGGCCGACGACAATGTGTTGTTTACTCACGCCACTAAACTATTTAAACAATTACAAGATACCAATAAACCGTTTGAAATGATGACCTATCCAGGTTCTAAACACAGCCTACGCGGTAAAACAGTGCAAACGCACCTACACCAAACCATTACTAACTTCTTTAATCGTCATTTTGATGTTAAATAA